In Crocosphaera sp. UHCC 0190, the following proteins share a genomic window:
- a CDS encoding PEP-CTERM sorting domain-containing protein — protein sequence MRVIFLRQQSEILGQIYDKQVDSCYLIGKNALNCTLFQDLMFFFLPLLNDMKNIVVSLPLCLATMAAILGVSSQAQAGSLTTEATNSGTYLRTGSTTFTKVTGTNGSGYLTGRVVANQENRSYFVFTIDPDMSKANRTILSAVLTLANPNPQGADLSTGRTLSITNVTTAINTLTTGGTNTVNQGVFNDLGVTGTGNQVYGTTTVASTPVVSSVAVNLNQNNILTTIKNRAGAQLAFGSAITLNGTAVNQSIFSGTTASNSRQLTINFADAFLGTNGNQQFGNILIGQSNNKTVTLTNTGEVGSTLTGAIGPSSDPTILSSLSPGQTVNFSLASGASQDRTFIYTPTVRGSNQTTIGVLSNDIDTNILFTGRGVAPENEILQSNTNVGDVRIGTSKTATVQVQNIGDGNTSGQAEVISNLNGTSSLGGSSVNFQATSGSAGNFSLTDNQTRNFDIVYTPTTHGTESELLTLAFTNGSDDGTNQSQTKNFSITGTGVGPAFQSGSPPNSTLDFGQVDISKTKMLDLVVSNVTQDESSVESLTGLTILNAFFEGPDADLFSLLNFMPGVVIAKGNSLPLQVLFNAQSNGSKNAILRIVTDQGVAFQQVGDSFTYNLTATAVPEPSSLLGMGIFVTTGMLLKRKRHPFNKG from the coding sequence ATGAGAGTTATTTTTCTCAGACAGCAATCTGAGATTCTTGGGCAAATTTATGATAAGCAGGTTGATAGTTGCTACTTAATCGGCAAAAACGCCTTAAATTGCACTCTCTTTCAGGATCTCATGTTTTTCTTTTTACCTCTTTTAAATGATATGAAGAATATTGTTGTTTCTCTGCCTCTTTGTCTGGCAACCATGGCTGCCATTCTAGGAGTCAGCAGTCAAGCTCAAGCAGGTTCTCTCACCACAGAGGCGACTAACAGTGGTACATACCTCAGGACTGGCAGCACTACCTTTACCAAAGTCACTGGTACTAATGGCAGTGGTTATCTCACGGGAAGAGTCGTGGCTAACCAAGAAAATCGAAGTTACTTTGTCTTCACCATTGACCCTGATATGTCCAAGGCCAATCGTACTATTTTGAGTGCTGTTTTAACCTTAGCCAACCCGAACCCTCAAGGTGCGGATTTAAGTACAGGGAGAACTCTTAGTATTACTAATGTAACTACGGCAATTAACACCCTGACTACTGGGGGAACAAATACAGTAAACCAAGGGGTTTTTAATGATCTTGGTGTCACTGGTACAGGGAATCAGGTTTATGGAACGACAACTGTTGCAAGTACACCAGTCGTGAGCTCAGTTGCAGTCAACCTCAACCAAAATAATATCCTCACGACTATCAAAAATAGAGCAGGAGCGCAATTGGCATTCGGGAGCGCAATTACACTTAACGGTACAGCAGTTAATCAGTCTATTTTTTCGGGGACTACTGCCTCAAACAGTAGGCAGTTAACCATCAACTTTGCTGATGCCTTTCTCGGAACTAATGGAAATCAACAGTTTGGGAATATTCTGATTGGTCAATCAAATAATAAAACCGTAACCCTTACTAATACTGGAGAAGTGGGTAGTACCTTGACTGGTGCTATCGGGCCATCAAGCGACCCTACAATTCTATCCTCTTTATCTCCTGGGCAAACTGTTAACTTTTCTTTGGCATCTGGTGCGTCTCAGGATCGTACTTTTATTTATACCCCAACGGTACGAGGGTCTAATCAAACTACCATTGGAGTTCTGAGTAATGACATCGATACCAACATATTGTTCACAGGCAGAGGAGTTGCCCCCGAAAATGAGATTCTCCAATCTAATACCAATGTTGGTGATGTTAGAATTGGCACTAGCAAAACGGCTACAGTGCAAGTGCAAAATATTGGAGATGGTAACACTTCAGGACAAGCCGAGGTGATTAGTAATCTCAACGGTACATCATCCTTAGGAGGTAGTAGTGTTAATTTCCAAGCAACCTCTGGTTCGGCGGGCAATTTTAGTCTTACCGATAATCAGACCAGAAATTTTGATATCGTTTATACTCCAACAACTCACGGAACAGAAAGTGAACTCCTAACTTTGGCATTTACTAATGGTAGTGACGATGGAACTAATCAATCACAAACTAAAAACTTCAGCATAACAGGGACTGGAGTAGGACCAGCTTTCCAAAGTGGGTCGCCACCTAATTCAACCCTAGACTTTGGCCAGGTTGATATTAGCAAGACGAAGATGTTAGATTTAGTTGTCAGTAATGTTACTCAAGACGAAAGTTCTGTGGAAAGCTTAACGGGTTTAACGATACTCAATGCTTTCTTTGAAGGTCCTGATGCTGATTTATTTTCACTGCTCAATTTTATGCCAGGTGTGGTTATTGCTAAAGGCAACAGCCTTCCATTACAAGTGCTGTTTAATGCCCAGAGTAATGGCTCGAAAAACGCTATCTTACGCATCGTAACCGATCAAGGAGTGGCTTTTCAACAGGTGGGAGACAGTTTCACTTATAATCTGACAGCAACAGCAGTTCCTGAACCCAGTTCTCTATTAGGAATGGGTATTTTTGTGACAACAGGAATGTTGTTGAAACGCAAACGTCACCCCTTCAATAAAGGTTAG
- a CDS encoding GNAT family N-acetyltransferase, translated as MVEQIKPQYSIAWIQKIAEIPKAVWDELAIPLKTPFLEWEWLNNIETSGSATPRTGWQPCHLTVWRDRQLIAAAPLYIKSHSYGEFVFDHQWADLSHRLGISYYPKLLGMTPFTPATGYRFLMAPGENEEEITQIMVAAIDHFCDKNQLSGCNFLFVDPDWKPMIERYGFSSWLHHSYVWSNQEFNNFEEYLKVFNANQRRNIKRERKAVEQANLTVKVMTDNEIPHHLFPLIYRFYSSTCDKFYWGSKYLTRKFFEELYPNFSHRVVLVAAYSEDDEKRPVGLSFCIRKGDNLYGRYWGCFEDYSCLHFEACYYQPIEWGIKEGIKMFDPGAGGQHKKRRGFPATPNYSLHRFYNQKMSQILKYYIGEVNEMEQEEIDAINQDLPFSKREIKLQENLE; from the coding sequence ATGGTTGAACAAATTAAACCCCAATACTCTATTGCTTGGATACAAAAAATTGCGGAAATTCCCAAAGCTGTTTGGGATGAACTTGCTATTCCCTTAAAAACGCCCTTTTTAGAGTGGGAATGGTTGAATAATATAGAAACCTCTGGTAGTGCCACTCCACGCACCGGATGGCAACCTTGTCATTTAACAGTATGGCGCGATCGCCAATTGATTGCTGCTGCTCCATTGTATATTAAAAGTCATAGTTATGGGGAATTTGTCTTTGATCATCAATGGGCTGACTTATCCCATCGTTTGGGTATTTCCTATTATCCTAAATTGTTAGGAATGACACCCTTTACTCCAGCAACAGGTTATCGTTTTTTAATGGCACCAGGAGAAAATGAAGAAGAAATTACTCAGATTATGGTAGCAGCAATCGATCATTTTTGCGATAAAAATCAACTATCCGGTTGCAATTTTTTATTTGTTGATCCTGACTGGAAACCAATGATTGAGCGTTATGGTTTTAGTAGTTGGTTACATCATAGTTATGTTTGGTCAAATCAAGAATTCAACAATTTTGAAGAGTATTTAAAGGTATTTAATGCAAATCAAAGACGTAATATTAAACGGGAAAGAAAGGCAGTAGAGCAAGCAAATTTAACCGTAAAAGTAATGACGGATAACGAAATTCCTCATCATTTATTTCCCTTGATTTATCGATTTTATAGTAGTACCTGTGATAAATTTTATTGGGGCAGTAAATATTTAACCCGTAAGTTTTTTGAGGAACTTTATCCCAATTTTTCCCATCGAGTTGTTTTAGTTGCTGCCTATTCAGAAGATGATGAAAAACGACCAGTAGGATTATCTTTTTGTATCCGTAAAGGAGATAATTTATATGGACGTTATTGGGGATGTTTTGAAGATTATAGTTGTCTTCATTTTGAAGCCTGTTATTATCAACCCATAGAATGGGGTATCAAAGAAGGAATTAAAATGTTTGATCCAGGAGCAGGGGGACAACATAAAAAAAGACGGGGTTTTCCTGCTACCCCTAACTATAGTTTACACCGATTTTATAACCAAAAAATGAGTCAAATTTTAAAATATTATATTGGGGAAGTCAATGAAATGGAACAAGAAGAAATTGATGCCATCAATCAAGATTTACCCTTTAGTAAACGAGAAATTAAACTTCAAGAAAATCTAGAATAA
- a CDS encoding RibD family protein, protein MLNRPKTTVILAMTADGKIADFQRNAARFGSQTDKNHLEKQIALVDGVLFGGGTLNAYGTTLTIKNPDLLASRKQQNKPSQPVHIVISASGRIEPNLRFFSQPVPRWLITTQKGAKNQQSDFEKLLIFSSDQTAKINLSEAFTTLKKLGLNHLAILGGGELVAACLAENLIDELWLTICPLILGGKNALTPVEGMGFLSEQAKRLQLLSVEKIEQEIFLHYRLTSPQKFIIL, encoded by the coding sequence ATGTTAAATCGACCTAAAACAACGGTTATTTTAGCCATGACTGCGGATGGGAAAATTGCAGATTTTCAACGTAATGCTGCAAGGTTTGGCTCTCAAACTGATAAAAATCATTTAGAAAAACAAATTGCTTTAGTCGATGGGGTATTATTTGGAGGAGGAACTTTGAATGCTTATGGTACAACTTTAACCATTAAAAATCCTGATTTATTAGCAAGTAGAAAACAACAAAATAAACCGAGTCAACCTGTTCACATTGTTATCTCAGCTTCTGGTAGAATTGAGCCTAATTTACGCTTTTTTTCTCAACCTGTTCCCCGTTGGTTAATCACAACCCAAAAAGGGGCAAAAAATCAACAATCAGACTTTGAAAAACTGTTAATATTTTCGAGTGATCAGACAGCCAAAATTAACTTATCTGAAGCTTTTACAACCTTAAAAAAATTGGGGTTAAATCATCTGGCAATTTTGGGAGGTGGGGAACTTGTAGCCGCTTGTTTAGCAGAAAATTTAATTGATGAATTATGGTTAACAATATGTCCCTTAATTTTAGGAGGAAAAAATGCCCTAACTCCTGTCGAGGGAATGGGGTTTCTTTCTGAGCAAGCAAAACGGTTACAATTATTGAGTGTGGAAAAAATAGAACAAGAAATTTTTTTACATTATCGGCTGACATCTCCACAAAAATTCATTATCCTATAA
- a CDS encoding HAD family hydrolase, whose product MAISSLPKILALDFDGVICNGLWEYFQTTQRTYQQIWKNESQINLDLWADSFYQLRPVIETGWEMPILLRALVLAYNMTELEENWPQICSTIVGQENLDKKQVMAQLDGVRDHWIQTDLEGWLSLHHFYSGILERLEEILSSSTQLYIVTTKEGRFVKQLLKKQGLNFPENHIFGKEVKQPKFETLRQILKDHNEDSANLWFVEDLLKTLQGVQSQADLTEVSLFLADWGYNTEKSHKLTQPESNLYLLSLSQFNQDFSTWRS is encoded by the coding sequence ATGGCAATATCTTCTCTCCCGAAAATTTTGGCTCTTGATTTTGATGGGGTGATCTGTAATGGGTTGTGGGAATATTTCCAAACGACTCAGCGAACCTATCAACAAATCTGGAAGAATGAGTCTCAAATCAATCTCGATCTATGGGCGGATTCTTTTTATCAATTACGTCCTGTGATTGAGACGGGATGGGAAATGCCTATCTTATTAAGGGCATTAGTTTTGGCTTATAATATGACGGAGCTTGAGGAGAATTGGCCGCAAATTTGTTCGACTATTGTTGGACAAGAAAATCTAGATAAAAAACAGGTCATGGCTCAATTAGATGGGGTCAGAGATCATTGGATTCAAACTGATTTAGAGGGCTGGTTAAGTTTACATCATTTCTATTCAGGTATCTTAGAAAGATTAGAGGAAATTTTAAGTTCTTCGACTCAATTATATATTGTTACTACCAAAGAAGGAAGGTTTGTTAAACAACTATTAAAAAAACAGGGGTTAAACTTCCCTGAAAACCATATTTTCGGTAAAGAAGTTAAACAACCTAAATTTGAAACTTTGCGGCAAATTCTCAAAGATCATAATGAAGATTCAGCCAATTTATGGTTTGTTGAAGATTTATTAAAAACCTTACAAGGGGTACAAAGTCAAGCCGATTTAACAGAAGTTAGTTTATTTTTAGCAGATTGGGGATATAATACGGAAAAAAGCCACAAGTTGACTCAACCAGAATCTAATCTGTATTTACTTTCTTTAAGTCAGTTTAACCAAGATTTCTCAACTTGGCGGTCTTAA
- a CDS encoding hybrid sensor histidine kinase/response regulator, producing MKDNLDLSNFSMLDLFSLEVEIQGEVLNDHLLTLETQLQDGPEGTASLSLLEALMRASHSIKGAARIVQIDPAVKIAHVMEDCFMAAMERTITLTPEHIDRLLQGVDFLQSIGQADQDNFSQWLTGHQQKAEEIATAIATLMSQPKSDRLETPTTVIAPPVVEQPPQPPPEVVPEPEIATQPTAPLLDLSEDETEETFSEFALSLDEVFPEDDEPSLLFSSDPTSPNVNFESFLDSPVEANEQVIAWVDEEQDNMKEFPALSANKLATEKDEVMPSTSLMTAGNGSSKDRFVRVTTDNLNRLMGLAGESLVEATALVPLSESFFHLKKSQLELSKLLEQLQIRLAKVSLNKETEASLIDLVHKERECRAILNDRLNALEQFSYRSFNLSDRLYREVIATHMRPFEEGVSSFPRMVRDLARQLNKRVKLEVLGKLTMVDRDILRKLEAPLTQILRNAIDHGIEFPQERIAKGKPPEGTIHLEAAHRFGMLSITISDDGKGIALDKLRESIVDKGLVTADMARQLNETELMEFIFLPNFSTANKVTEISGRGVGLNIAKTMVQEVGGNLQAVSKPGQGMSFHFQLPLTLSVIRTLLVEIAGEPYAFPLSRIDQILTLKFNEIHSVENRQYFTLNEQNIGLVRAEQVLEISSNTPPVEPLCVIVVSDQMNRYGLVIDRFLGEKSLVVRPLDPRLGKVQDITGAALLEDGSPILIVDVLDLVRSLDKMLANIQISHVKTQEENNWRQAQKHILVVDDSITVREMERKLLENKGYKVDVAVDGMEGWNAVRVGNYDLVISDIDMPRMNGIKLVHNIKSNTHLKSTPVIIVSYKDREEDRLQGLEAGADYYLTKSSFHDDTLINAVIDLIGQEK from the coding sequence GTGAAAGATAATTTAGATCTGAGTAATTTTTCCATGCTGGATCTCTTCAGCTTGGAAGTAGAAATCCAAGGGGAAGTTCTCAACGATCACCTTCTCACCTTAGAAACTCAACTTCAAGACGGGCCAGAAGGGACTGCTTCCCTGTCCCTATTAGAAGCATTGATGCGAGCATCCCACTCCATTAAAGGGGCAGCGCGGATCGTCCAAATTGATCCGGCCGTAAAAATTGCCCATGTCATGGAAGACTGTTTTATGGCGGCCATGGAGCGTACCATTACCCTAACCCCAGAACATATCGATCGCCTCTTACAAGGAGTAGACTTTTTACAGTCCATTGGTCAAGCCGACCAAGATAATTTTAGCCAATGGTTAACGGGCCATCAACAAAAAGCAGAAGAAATTGCCACTGCGATCGCCACCTTAATGAGTCAACCCAAGAGCGATCGCCTGGAAACCCCCACTACTGTCATTGCTCCTCCCGTCGTTGAACAACCGCCCCAACCTCCCCCTGAAGTAGTCCCTGAGCCAGAAATTGCCACCCAACCGACTGCTCCCCTCTTAGACTTGTCAGAGGATGAAACAGAGGAAACTTTCTCAGAATTTGCCCTTTCTTTAGATGAGGTTTTCCCAGAAGATGATGAACCTTCCCTTCTTTTCAGCAGTGATCCCACTTCTCCTAATGTTAACTTTGAATCCTTCTTAGACAGTCCTGTTGAAGCTAATGAGCAAGTGATCGCCTGGGTGGATGAGGAACAAGACAACATGAAGGAGTTTCCTGCCCTCAGTGCCAATAAATTAGCCACAGAGAAAGACGAGGTAATGCCTTCTACATCTTTGATGACTGCGGGTAATGGTTCTTCTAAAGATCGCTTTGTACGGGTGACAACGGACAACTTAAATCGCCTGATGGGATTGGCCGGAGAATCTTTAGTTGAAGCGACAGCCTTAGTTCCCTTATCCGAGTCTTTTTTCCATCTGAAAAAAAGTCAATTGGAACTATCAAAATTACTCGAACAATTACAAATTCGTTTAGCCAAAGTTTCTTTAAACAAAGAAACAGAAGCCTCTCTCATCGATCTGGTTCACAAAGAACGGGAATGTCGGGCCATTCTTAATGATCGACTGAATGCTTTAGAACAGTTTAGTTATCGCTCCTTTAATTTATCAGATCGCCTTTATCGAGAAGTTATTGCTACCCATATGCGTCCTTTTGAAGAAGGGGTTAGTAGTTTCCCTCGCATGGTTCGGGATTTAGCTCGACAACTCAATAAGCGCGTTAAATTAGAAGTTTTGGGCAAATTAACTATGGTAGATCGGGATATTTTACGGAAATTAGAAGCCCCATTAACCCAAATTTTACGCAATGCCATTGATCATGGCATTGAATTTCCCCAAGAGCGAATTGCTAAAGGAAAACCCCCCGAAGGAACGATTCACTTAGAAGCGGCTCATCGTTTTGGAATGTTGTCAATTACTATCTCGGATGATGGCAAAGGAATTGCTTTAGATAAACTACGAGAATCTATTGTAGACAAAGGTTTAGTCACCGCAGATATGGCCCGTCAATTAAATGAAACAGAGTTGATGGAATTTATCTTTTTACCAAATTTTTCAACCGCTAATAAAGTGACGGAAATTTCTGGTCGGGGTGTGGGTTTAAATATTGCCAAAACTATGGTTCAAGAAGTGGGAGGAAATTTACAAGCAGTTTCTAAACCAGGTCAGGGTATGAGTTTTCATTTCCAACTTCCCTTGACTTTATCAGTTATTCGCACATTATTAGTAGAAATTGCCGGAGAACCCTATGCTTTTCCCCTCTCTCGTATTGACCAAATTTTGACCCTGAAATTTAATGAAATTCACTCAGTAGAAAATCGACAATACTTTACCCTCAATGAGCAAAATATTGGTTTAGTCCGCGCTGAACAAGTTTTAGAAATATCCTCTAATACACCACCCGTTGAACCTTTATGCGTCATTGTTGTTAGCGATCAAATGAATCGTTATGGTTTAGTTATTGATCGATTTTTAGGGGAAAAAAGTTTAGTTGTACGACCCTTAGATCCCCGCTTAGGTAAAGTTCAAGATATTACAGGAGCCGCTTTATTAGAAGATGGTTCACCGATTTTAATTGTGGATGTTTTAGACTTAGTTCGCTCTCTTGATAAAATGTTAGCTAATATTCAAATTAGTCATGTAAAAACCCAAGAAGAAAACAATTGGCGACAGGCACAAAAACATATTTTAGTGGTTGATGATTCGATTACAGTTCGGGAAATGGAAAGAAAATTACTGGAAAATAAAGGTTATAAAGTTGATGTAGCAGTAGATGGAATGGAAGGATGGAATGCTGTCAGAGTTGGTAATTATGATTTAGTAATTAGTGATATTGATATGCCACGAATGAATGGTATCAAATTAGTTCATAACATCAAAAGTAATACTCATTTAAAATCAACTCCCGTGATTATTGTTTCCTATAAAGATCGAGAAGAAGATCGCTTACAAGGATTAGAAGCAGGAGCGGATTATTACTTGACAAAAAGCAGTTTTCATGATGATACATTGATTAATGCGGTCATTGATTTGATCGGACAAGAAAAATAA
- the glmU gene encoding bifunctional UDP-N-acetylglucosamine diphosphorylase/glucosamine-1-phosphate N-acetyltransferase GlmU has product MVAVAILAAGRGTRMKSNLPKVLHTLGGRSLVQRVLDSCHLINPSRQLVIIGYEGEQVKQCLQSIPSLEFVEQREQLGTGHAIQQLLPHLQDFDGDLFVLNGDAPLLRPETLQNLLHIHKTNQNAATLLTAHLPNPKGYGRVFCDNNNLVTQIVEDRDCNAAQKKNHRVNGGIYCFNWPQLAQVLPKLSPNNDQKEYYLTDVVQYLNPVMAVDVEDYLEINGINDRQQLSAANDIMQDRIKNRWMAAGVTMIDPDSITIDDTVKLEVDVIIEPQTHLRGNSVIGAGSRIGPGSLIENSQIGQNVTVLYSVITDSEVASGCRIGPYTHLRGEAKIKEACRIGNFVEIKKSEVGQKSNVAHLSYLGDAILGEQVNVGAGTITANYDGVNKHPTIIGNRTKTGANSVFVAPVTLGEEVTVAAGSVVTNDVPNQALVIARQRQRIIEDWKNKIQQK; this is encoded by the coding sequence ATGGTAGCGGTAGCAATTTTAGCGGCAGGACGCGGCACAAGGATGAAATCTAACTTACCTAAAGTGTTACATACTTTAGGGGGGCGATCGCTAGTACAAAGGGTATTGGATAGCTGTCACTTAATTAACCCCTCACGACAATTAGTTATCATTGGTTACGAAGGGGAACAGGTTAAACAGTGCTTACAAAGTATCCCATCCTTGGAATTTGTCGAACAAAGAGAACAATTAGGAACTGGCCACGCTATTCAACAATTATTACCCCATTTACAGGACTTTGATGGTGATTTATTCGTCTTAAATGGAGATGCTCCCCTCTTACGACCGGAAACCTTACAAAATCTTCTCCACATCCATAAAACCAACCAAAATGCAGCTACCCTATTAACAGCCCATTTACCCAATCCCAAAGGCTATGGAAGGGTCTTTTGTGATAATAACAATCTTGTGACCCAAATTGTGGAAGATCGGGACTGTAACGCGGCCCAAAAGAAGAATCATCGGGTCAATGGCGGTATTTATTGCTTTAACTGGCCACAACTAGCCCAAGTTTTGCCGAAACTTTCCCCCAATAACGATCAAAAAGAATACTATTTAACCGATGTCGTACAGTATCTCAACCCTGTGATGGCCGTTGATGTGGAAGATTATTTAGAAATTAATGGTATTAACGATCGCCAACAACTCTCTGCTGCGAATGATATCATGCAAGACCGCATCAAAAATCGTTGGATGGCCGCAGGAGTCACCATGATCGACCCTGATAGTATCACCATTGATGACACGGTTAAATTAGAGGTAGATGTGATCATTGAACCCCAAACCCATTTACGGGGTAATAGTGTAATTGGGGCCGGTAGTCGCATTGGGCCAGGGAGTCTGATCGAAAATAGTCAGATTGGCCAGAATGTAACGGTACTTTATTCTGTGATTACTGACTCGGAAGTCGCTTCAGGATGTCGTATTGGCCCCTATACCCATCTGCGGGGAGAGGCCAAAATTAAGGAAGCTTGTCGCATTGGTAATTTTGTGGAAATTAAGAAGTCAGAAGTTGGACAAAAAAGCAATGTGGCTCATTTATCCTATTTGGGTGATGCTATATTAGGAGAACAGGTGAATGTGGGGGCCGGAACTATTACGGCCAATTATGATGGGGTGAATAAACATCCGACGATTATTGGTAATCGTACCAAAACAGGGGCGAATAGTGTGTTTGTTGCCCCCGTAACCTTAGGAGAAGAGGTAACAGTGGCGGCGGGTTCAGTTGTCACTAATGATGTGCCTAATCAAGCTTTAGTGATTGCTCGGCAACGTCAACGCATTATTGAAGATTGGAAAAACAAAATACAACAAAAATAA
- the crtD gene encoding C-3',4' desaturase CrtD, translating to MNNKIIVIGAGIGGLTAGALLARCGYDVTVYEQAYVPGGCASTFKRRGFTFDVGATQLAGLEPGGIHQRIFEELGIELPETTFCDPACAVFLPKETTPINVWRDPKRWQIERQKQFPGSEPFWQLLSKLFQASWKFQGRDPVLPPRNIWDIWQLIKAMRLDTLITVPFTLMTVGDALKLYGLYEDKRLKTFLDLQLKLYSQVNADETALLYAATALGVSQEPQGLYHLQGSMQVLSDRLVEGLEKHGGRLLTGHKIEKINDNNITIRNQKTGQIITETANHIVANVPVQNLVKMLDVPVNTWLKLYQKRVEKLPEASGAFVIYLGVDRQAIPENRPPHLQFLYDYNGIIGENNSLFVSVSKPGDGRAPEGKATIIASSFTDTQIWWQTTAEKYQQLKQKYTEEAISRLSNYFKLNSDTIIHQEAATPRTFAYYTARNRGIVGGVGQRVSTFGPFGIATRTPIKNLWLVGDSTHPGEGTAGVSYSALTAVRQILSHK from the coding sequence ATGAATAATAAAATTATTGTGATTGGAGCAGGAATTGGAGGTTTAACGGCAGGTGCATTATTAGCCCGTTGCGGTTATGATGTAACTGTATATGAACAGGCTTATGTTCCTGGAGGATGTGCTTCTACCTTTAAACGTCGGGGGTTTACCTTTGATGTAGGAGCGACTCAATTGGCAGGATTAGAGCCTGGCGGCATTCATCAACGTATTTTTGAAGAATTAGGGATAGAATTACCTGAAACGACCTTTTGTGACCCTGCTTGTGCTGTTTTTTTACCCAAAGAAACTACACCAATTAATGTTTGGCGAGATCCGAAAAGATGGCAAATAGAAAGACAAAAACAGTTCCCAGGAAGTGAACCTTTTTGGCAATTATTATCAAAATTATTTCAAGCTAGTTGGAAATTTCAAGGCCGAGATCCCGTTTTACCACCCCGTAATATTTGGGATATTTGGCAGTTAATAAAAGCCATGAGGTTAGATACATTAATAACCGTTCCTTTTACCTTAATGACCGTAGGAGATGCCTTAAAATTATATGGATTATATGAAGATAAACGCCTCAAAACCTTCTTGGATTTACAATTAAAACTCTATTCCCAAGTCAATGCAGATGAAACCGCTTTATTATATGCAGCAACAGCATTAGGAGTCTCCCAGGAACCCCAAGGATTATATCATTTGCAAGGCAGTATGCAGGTATTAAGCGATCGCCTGGTAGAAGGGTTAGAAAAACATGGGGGAAGACTCTTAACGGGACATAAAATCGAAAAAATTAATGATAACAATATTACCATTCGCAATCAAAAAACAGGGCAAATCATAACAGAAACAGCTAATCATATTGTGGCTAATGTTCCTGTGCAGAATTTAGTTAAAATGTTGGATGTGCCTGTAAATACTTGGTTGAAATTGTATCAAAAAAGAGTAGAAAAATTACCAGAAGCATCAGGAGCATTTGTAATTTATTTAGGGGTTGATCGTCAAGCAATTCCTGAAAATCGTCCTCCTCACTTACAATTTTTATATGATTATAATGGCATCATTGGAGAGAATAATTCTTTGTTTGTTTCGGTGAGTAAACCAGGAGATGGTAGGGCCCCAGAAGGAAAAGCAACTATCATTGCTTCTAGTTTTACGGATACTCAAATTTGGTGGCAAACCACAGCAGAAAAGTATCAACAATTAAAACAAAAATATACCGAAGAAGCCATCAGTCGTTTAAGTAATTATTTCAAGCTTAATTCTGATACCATTATTCATCAAGAAGCAGCCACACCCCGAACCTTTGCCTATTATACTGCTAGAAATCGGGGAATTGTGGGGGGAGTTGGTCAACGAGTTTCTACCTTTGGCCCCTTTGGAATAGCAACTCGTACCCCCATTAAAAATCTTTGGTTAGTGGGAGACTCAACCCATCCAGGAGAAGGGACAGCAGGGGTGAGTTATTCTGCATTAACCGCAGTGAGACAGATTTTAAGTCATAAGTAA
- a CDS encoding Uma2 family endonuclease, translated as MVTQIKPKYYTSEEYLELEATADYKNEYRDGEIIPMTGGTTNHNKIAGNFYAYLKFAFKGQKYDVYIGDVRLWISNFRQYTYPDVMVIDGEPIYEGNSKTTVTNPSLIVEVLSKSTQNYDQGDKFRFYRSIPQLQEYILLAQDRCYIMQYTKTPEGNWLLREYEQETAMLQLQSLEFSIEIKELYEGVQFEETEETNR; from the coding sequence ATGGTGACTCAAATTAAACCCAAGTATTACACCTCAGAGGAATATTTGGAACTCGAAGCAACAGCAGACTATAAAAATGAATATCGAGATGGAGAAATTATTCCGATGACGGGTGGAACCACAAATCATAATAAAATTGCTGGTAACTTTTACGCTTACCTGAAATTTGCCTTCAAGGGTCAAAAATATGATGTTTATATTGGCGATGTACGTCTCTGGATTTCTAATTTTCGTCAATATACTTATCCTGATGTAATGGTAATTGATGGTGAACCCATTTATGAAGGAAACAGTAAAACAACAGTGACAAATCCTAGTTTAATTGTAGAAGTTTTATCAAAATCAACTCAAAATTATGACCAAGGGGATAAGTTTCGCTTTTATCGTTCCATTCCTCAACTGCAAGAATATATTTTATTAGCACAAGATCGCTGTTATATTATGCAATATACGAAAACCCCAGAAGGTAATTGGTTATTACGAGAATATGAACAAGAAACAGCCATGTTACAATTACAATCTCTCGAATTTTCCATTGAAATAAAAGAATTATATGAAGGAGTTCAATTTGAGGAAACAGAAGAAACAAATAGATGA